One genomic region from Phragmites australis chromosome 1, lpPhrAust1.1, whole genome shotgun sequence encodes:
- the LOC133888886 gene encoding dihydroflavonol 4-reductase-like, translating into MGKEAAVKGEEVGGKGPVVVTGASGFVGSWLVMKLLQAGYAVRATVRDPSNVGKTRPLLDLPGAKKRLSIWKADLSEEGSFDDAIKGCTGVFHVATPMDFDSKDPENEVIKPTVEGMLSIMRACKEAGTVRRIVFTSSAGTVNIEERQRLVYDHDNWSDVDFCRRAKMTGWMYFVSKSLAEKAAMAYAAEHGLDLISIIPTLVVGPFLSSSMPPSLVTALALVTGNEAHYSILKQVQFVHLDDLCDAEIYLFEHPAAAGRYVCSSHDATIHSLAAMLRNRFPEYDIPLTFRGIHDDLQPVHFSSKKLLDHGFRFRYTVEDMFDEAIRTCREKGLIPLATAGGDGPVRAPGETRAALRMDGPVIGA; encoded by the exons ATGgggaaggaggcggcggtgaagggggaggaggtgggCGGAAAAGGGCCGGTGGTGGTGACGGGGGCGTCAGGCTTCGTCGGCTCGTGGCTCGTCATGAAGCTCCTCCAGGCCGGGTACGCCGTCCGGGCCACCGTGCGCGACCCCT CGAACGTTGGGAAGACTAGGCCGTTGCTGGACCTTCCCGGCGCAAAGAAGCGGCTGTCCATCTGGAAAGCCGACCTGAGCGAGGAAGGCAGCTTCGACGACGCGATCAAGGGCTGCACCGGCGTCTTCCACGTCGCCACGCCCATGGACTTCGACTCCAAAGACCCCGAG AATGAGGTGATCAAGCCGACGGTGGAAGGGATGCTGAGCATCATGCGAGCCTGCAAGGAGGCCGGCACCGTGAGGCGCATCGTCTTCACGTCCTCCGCCGGGACCGTCAACATCGAGGAGCGGCAGAGGCTCGTCTACGACCACGACAACTGGAGCGACGTCGACTTCTGCCGCCGCGCCAAGATGACCGGATGG ATGTACTTCGTGTCCAAGTCCCTGGCGGAGAAGGCGGCCATGGCGTACGCCGCGGAGCATGGGTTGGACCTGATCAGCATCATCCCGACGCTCGTCGTCGGCCCGTTCCTCAGCTCGTCCATGCCGCCCAGCCTCGTCACCGCTCTGGCACTCGTCACAGGGAACGAGGCCCACTACTCGATCCTGAAGCAGGTGCAGTTCGTCCACCTCGACGACCTCTGCGACGCCGAGATCTACCTCTTCGAGCACCCGGCCGCCGCCGGTCGCTACGTCTGCTCCTCCCACGACGCTACCATCCACAGCCTCGCCGCCATGCTCAGGAACAGATTCCCCGAGTACGACATCCCGCTGACGTTCCGGGGGATCCACGACGACCTCCAGCCGGTGCACTTCTCGTCCAAGAAGCTCCTCGACCACGGGTTTAGGTTCAGGTACACGGTGGAGGACATGTTCGACGAAGCCATCCGGACGTGCAGGGAGAAGGGCCTGATCCCGCTCGCCACGGCCGGAGGAGACGGCCCCGTGCGCGCGCCCGGCGAGACCCGAGCGGCTCTTCGGATGGATGGCCCGGTGATAGGCGCTTAG